CAAAAATGGTTTCGAAATGATGAAGAAAGGAAGCCTTGTCGTTCGAGGAAGAAAACAATAGCCCGGCAAAAATTCCTTGGGAATGACCGTAGATTCCGCTCGCGCGCTTTCTAAGTTCTCGCCAATCTTCTCCGTTTCTTAAAAAGCGGAATAAGTTTCCCGCTTGAGCGGCAAATACCAGTGGCACACTGTATAGCGAGGAACGCAGAAGAAGCTCTTTCGGGATTTCTTCCGGATTTTGAAACCATTCCCGTAGGGAAAACCCCCGAGGATACAAAAAAGAATAATTCTCCGAATCGACCTTGCTTATGCAAGCTTCGACAACGGAAAATAAAGAGGAAAAGAATTCCGAATTTTCTCCCTCCGTTTCGTAAAGGGAAAGCAATTCCGGGATCGGATTACTTCCTTGGCCCGCAAATAAAATGGAGGTGGAGAAGTCGCCATTCTTTTCTCGATTCACGAAACTGATCGATCCGTGATTCCCTTTTTCATGTTTCTCTTGTAAATTTTCCGTATCCGCAGTCTTCATTTCATCCTCTATTCCGGTAAAATATGTCTAATCTAATTTCCAGTAATTTATAAATTACTGATGTATTTATTTGTATTGAAGAAGCATTTTAGAAATCACTACGCGCTGGATTTCGCTGGTCCCTTCGTAGATTTCCGTGATTTTAGCGTCGCGAAACATACGTTCCACTTCGTAATCGGTGATAAAACCGTAGCCTCCGTGAATTTGAAGAGCTTCCTTCGTCACGAAAGTGGCCGCTTCCGAAGCGGAAACCTTACACATGGCGGATTCCATCGCGTAGCTGGGAAGATGGTCCTTTGCCCAAGCGGCTCGATACGTAAGCATTTTGCTTTGTTCCAGCCGAGTATACATGTCGGCCAATTTGAATTGAATCGCCTGAAGATCTCCTATGGGTTTTCCGAACTGTTTTCTTTCCTTTGCATACTGAAGAGATCTTTCGAAAGCGCCTTCGCCGATTCCCAATGCTTGGGCTGCGATTCCGATCCTTCCCCCGTTTAAGGTTTCCATGCTTACTTTGAAACCTTGGTGTTCCTCACCCAACAGATTCTCGGCGGGAATTTTTACTTCGTCTAACGCGAATGCGGTAGTATAACTCCCGCGGATCCCCATTTTACTTTCGTTTTTGAGAATCACGACTCCTGGGCTTTTCAGATCTACGATGAAGGCGGAAATTCCCTTGTGCTTCAGATTTCGATCGGAACTCGCAAAAACGATTCCGGTTCCGAGAAATGCTCCGTTCGTAATGAAATTCTTGCTTCCGTTAATGACGAAAGATTCACCGTCTCTCTTATATGTGGTGCTTAGATTCGCCGCGTCGCTTCCCGCATCGGGTTCGGTTAACAAAAAGCATCCGATCTTCTTACCTGTCGCGAGATCCGGAAGCCATTTCTCCTTTTGCCGATCGCTCCCGAACCTATAAATAGGATCGCAAGCCAGGGAAGTATGACCCGAGATGAGCACTCCTGTGGACGCACAAGCTTTGGAGATTTCCTCGATGATGAGGATATAGGAGAGGATATCCAATCCTGCTCCTTGGTATTTCTCGGGAAGATAACTTCCTAAAAAACCCATATCGGCCATCTGGCCGATCAGTTCGTCCGGAATCTTGTGCTCCGCATCGATGATCGAAGCGATCGGTTTAATCTTTTCGTTCACGAATTGACGAACGTTATCCTGGAGGATGATTTGCTCTTCGTTTAATAGAAAATCCATTTCTTAACTTCCCCGATTAGTATCCTTTCTAGATTTCGTAGCGGTAAAAACCGCGTCCGGTTTTTCTGCCCAGATGTCCCGCTTCAACCATCTTTACGAGCAGAGGACAAGGGCGATATTTGGGTTCCTTAAATCCGCTGAACAATACGTTCATAACGGCAAGACAGGTATCCAAACCGATAAAATCGGCGAGAGTGATGGGACCCATAGGTTGGTTGGTACCCAACTTCATTCCTTTATCGATTTCCTCAGGTTTCCCTACGCCCTCGTAAACCGCGAAGATCGCTTCGTTGATCATAGGAATCAGGACGCGATTTACGATAAAGGCGGGATAATCCTCCGATACGCAGGATTCCTTTCCCAAATGCCCGACCAATTCTTTGGCTTTTTGGAAGGTTGAGTCCGAGGTATTATGACCCCGTATGATTTCTACCAGCTTCATTAACGGAACAGGATTCATGAAATGAAGTCCGATCACGCTTGCAGGACGGTTGGTTGCGGAAGCGATCCTGGTAATCGAGATTGAGGAGGTATTGGAAGCGAGAACTGCACCGTTTTTTACCAGAGAATCAAGTTTTTCAAATATATGAATCTTGACTCTTTCGTCTTCGCTGACGGCTTCTATGACGAAATCGCAATCCTCGAAATCGGATAAATTCGAGACCTTCCTTATATTCGAAAGAGTCGACCGAATCTTCGCCTCGGGGAGGCTTCCTTTTTGGAACAATTTGGACAAATTCCTTTCTATTGTAACAATCGATTTATCCAGTTGATGTTCGCTGATGTCATATAACTTAACATTATAATCAGCCTGTCCCAGAACCTGCGATATACCGGATCCCATTTGTCCGGCCCCTATCACTCCTATATTCTTCATGGTCCCTCTCCGTTTTTCGCTAAGGTAAAAAAATCCCGCGTCCGTTTTCTGAACCTCAAAAAGGTTTCAGAAGACTTAAAGACGCGGAGAGAACTGAGCGAGTCACTTAACGATACCGATGATCCTTTACCGAAATTTCTTTCTTTTCAGGATCTTCGATTTCAGTATACGAATCGCGGCGAGGTATTGCTTGAATGAAGCGGTTAAACAGGCTATTTTGTTTTGAACAATTCGGCTATTGGAAATATTTATTCCGTTCCCTTCTTTCGCTTTCAGATAAGCTCGAAGGCTGAAATTGTGGTTTTGATTTTATTTTTATGCAACGGGGTTCCGTAATGAAAAACTCCCTTTATATATGGGATTCGCATGTTCTCTATGCCGCATGGGAGGAAACCACCGCTTTGCACAGTCTTTATGCCGCCTCCATCCTGATTTCAGTTGAGAAACCTGCCTTCCTCTACCTTTCCGACGGAACCTCGATAGAATTCACCGGAGCATTCCTCCCTCCGAACCGGATCTACCGAGAGATGGCAAAGCAAACCCACGTAATGAATTTATACATCGACCCGGATTCGGAACTTTTCGGACGGATCGAGGGATTGATGAAGGGAGGCGTCCAAACATTCGATTCCGGAAAAATTCCCAACCTGAGCGAACTCGTAAAAAAAGCCATGCTGGAGGAAACGACCGACGAAGAAGTTTACGAAATACTGAAATATATAGTAGAGACCGTCTTCGGCTCCATTTTTCCGTACAAAGAAGGACGCTCTTTGGACCCGCGAGTGATGACGGTCGTAAACCACCTGCATTCTCTTGCGTTAATACCGCATCCACAGGAAATAAAACTCGAGAAACTCGCAAAATTGGTGAACTTATCGGAGGATAGATTCCGGCATCTATTTAAGGAAACGTTATTTATTTCCGTCCGGAAATACATACTGAATCTAAGACTAAAAGTCGCCGCAAGAAACATGCCTAAATCCGTGAATCTTACGGAGGCCGCACATATAGCGGGATTTTCGGACTCCGCTCATTTCAGCAGGACGTTTCGAGCTACTTACGGCCACAGACCTTCGATCGTATTCCGCTCTTCGAAACGCACAAGGATTCGATCCATAAAATAAGTTATTTTCGAATCTATCAAGGCCGACAGAAAATTGTAGTCCAATTTACTGAGCAAGTGTCCGCACATCATGCAGCATCAAATCGATATATTTTTCCGATTCTTCAAAAATCTGCATGTGAGCCTAGTTTTCGAACCAAAGCCATTTCTTCTTTTGGGCCTTTACCTTTGTAATATTCTAGGGATAACTCAAAAGGAGTCTGAAAATCATCTCTGCCCGTAAGAATCGACGGCTTCGAGCGCCTGAATAGCCTCGGAATGATTCTCCTCTCTCGCTTGCCGGAGAGTACAGTCATACGATATCGCTTCCTGCTTACTAGTGTTCACAAGCAGTCCGGCGGCTATGATTGCATTGCAAGGTAAGACCCTTACGAATGTCCGACTAGGAAGATCTTATTTTGATGAAACCTTGTTTTCAGATACTAAGTGACTTCGTACGTATCTTGAATGAACTGATTCAGGGTCAGGGAAGTGGAAGATTCCGTAAACGAGTAGGATCGCCCTGCACCTCGTTGCTCCCACAAAACGACAGTATAATGTCGTTCAGCTCAGAATGGAACTTGCGGACAAGCCCCGTTTCTGGACTACCGGGTCCACCGTGGAGAAATAGCAAGACGGGTTGGCTCTGGTCCATCGATCGAATGAGAAGGAATTGTTTTTGCTTTCCGATTACCACGGTTTTTCATGTTTGTCTCCGAACGACACAATTGATTCATAAGCAAAAAAGGGCAAGAATCCTTGGAATCGAAATTTGATACCTGCTCCTTTCACCTAACGACTTTGAACCGCAATTTCACACGAACAACGTTTTTGGGCGCGTAAGGAGACCCTTTCCTGATATTAGCAAGCGCGAAATATTCTGGACGTTATCTATCGTTCCTTAAAAATAAAGAACATTTTCAATATGACAAATGTATCCTTTAAAAAGATCGAATGGATGAATGCTTTTCTATTGTGTATTTGTCTATTATTGATTCATTTCTCGACATTAAGAGCCGAAGAAAATACCGACTTTGAGATTCCCCCGATGCCGGATTCTGCCTTTCCCAAATTGGCAAGGACCGGGAAATCTTCTAAAGATTTTGTTCCCAAAGGCTGGATCATTGAATGCGAACAAACCGGTGATATTAGCAAAGATACAATTCCGGATTTGGTTCTCTTGCTACATCAAAATGATAGCAAAAAAATTATTGCGAATCGAAATGGAATCGGAGTTGATACGATGAATTCAAATCCTCGTATTTTGGTCGTTGCACTTGGGCTTCCGAATCAAGGAGGATTTAGATTAGCCGTAGAAAATCATTCTTTCATTCCTCGGTATACGGTCCCGACAATGAACGACCCTCTTTCCTCATGCCCCGTAATTACCAAAGGTACATTGTATATTAACCTTGGATATTGGGCCAACGCTGGCACATGGAACACTTGGGATTATACTTATATTTTTTGGTACCAAAGCTCCGCCTTAAGACTCATCGGTTATGATTATAATAGTACCTGGCGGAATACCGGCGAATTGAATTCGAAAAGCGCCAACTATTTAACATGTAAAGTTAAAAAATCAAATAGCAGGATAGATAGCGACAAAAAGAATGAGACTTGGTCAAAACTCTCCGATTGCACATTGAAAACGATCGATGATATAAGTGATGGATTAAATTTCGATCGATCGTACCAAGAATGATCCACAGCTCGCGAAAAACCGGAAATAGCACGTTTCCCGATCCGAAGAAATACCGGACAAATCCTATCACCTTGCAGAATTTCTTAAAAGGGTCGTGACTTTTCCTGGTGTCGCACGATACGAACATACTTCGCATCTTCGTCCTCAAGACCTTCCGACATCGGGAACTGGATATTTAAAGCTTCGCACACAAGACCTATAGGGGATGCAAATACCATCTGCCATAAATCATCCGGCTTTTTAGAACGGGGCTGTTTGAAATATTCTCCCCTCCATAATAAACCGACGGGAGTTCCATTCTTCGAAAGTACTACCGAACCGCTATCTCCATGCTCTGCAAATAATTGGTTGGATTTTTTAGGAGTGATTACGATCCCCGACTTAGTATGATCGTCCCGAAAATTTGAAATCCACTCCAATCCAATGCATCGTACGATTCCATTCGTGACATTTGTAGTTCGACCGGATTTTTGAACTGGAGAAAACAATTTTGTCTTAGTTGTTCCGGCGGCCACCGCGGGTTCGTTATGGACCAGTGTCTTTAAATCCGCTCTTCTTGCTTTGTCGTCCCCTTCCCTAAGGGAGACGATTGCAGCATCAATGTATGTTTTTTCTTTATATATATTTTGGTATTTTTTGGTTTGCCTACCGATCCAAAGCGACTCCTTGTGTCCGAGACCATCGCCCAAACCCGGCTGGAACACTCGATTATTTAAAGTTTCACTTCGATCCCATTTACGTACGACATGAGCATTTGTTAAAAGTACCTTTTTAGCTCCTTGTTTCACTACCATGCCGAGGGTTCCGGCGGAAGGATTCTGTCGATTGTACCAAGGGCCGGTACCTCCGCTAATACTGATGCCTCCCACCAAGGGATCCTGTTTCTGCTTGCGAACCGGATCCGGCGGCTTGTTATTTGGGATCATTGTCCCGGGAGGAGCCATCTGCCATAGGATCGTCGGAGCGGACTTTAATTCTCCCTTGATTTGAACCGAAATCTTTTCCGGAAAATCGTCTATCTCCGCAAAGTCTGGTACGATAAGAAGGATTCCTAATCCTGTTCCGTCATACCCTCCATTTTTCTCGTTGCTAACAGTTCCAATGCCAAAACCGACGGAAATAATTTCGTCCCTTTTCTCCTCTAATAGCCGCCTTGCCTCTTTCAAAAAAGGGCGAAGTTTTTCCGCATCACCCATAATTCTTTATTCCTTCTCCAATCGAATCATCTTTCCTGCAGTATAACCGATCTTGATTTCATTTTTCGGCCCGACAGTACATACAATGGCAGGAGTGAGCACATTGCTCACGGTTCCTTTCACGAAATAACCCTTGTCTTTCTGCCAATCGATGCTGACCAACTCGTCTATCAGCTGCCACACGAAAATCGTCATCGGTTCTGTGGATATATTCTCAAAAATATCTATAACGGTATAAGTACTCCGCTGAGATATGGTAAACGAGCTGGACTTCAAAGAACTGTAGGATAGATCCGCTGAGGCGCTTGCGCTAACCACTCCCCATCCTACATTT
The sequence above is a segment of the Leptospira fletcheri genome. Coding sequences within it:
- a CDS encoding acyl-CoA dehydrogenase family protein, producing the protein MDFLLNEEQIILQDNVRQFVNEKIKPIASIIDAEHKIPDELIGQMADMGFLGSYLPEKYQGAGLDILSYILIIEEISKACASTGVLISGHTSLACDPIYRFGSDRQKEKWLPDLATGKKIGCFLLTEPDAGSDAANLSTTYKRDGESFVINGSKNFITNGAFLGTGIVFASSDRNLKHKGISAFIVDLKSPGVVILKNESKMGIRGSYTTAFALDEVKIPAENLLGEEHQGFKVSMETLNGGRIGIAAQALGIGEGAFERSLQYAKERKQFGKPIGDLQAIQFKLADMYTRLEQSKMLTYRAAWAKDHLPSYAMESAMCKVSASEAATFVTKEALQIHGGYGFITDYEVERMFRDAKITEIYEGTSEIQRVVISKMLLQYK
- a CDS encoding 3-hydroxyacyl-CoA dehydrogenase NAD-binding domain-containing protein, which codes for MKNIGVIGAGQMGSGISQVLGQADYNVKLYDISEHQLDKSIVTIERNLSKLFQKGSLPEAKIRSTLSNIRKVSNLSDFEDCDFVIEAVSEDERVKIHIFEKLDSLVKNGAVLASNTSSISITRIASATNRPASVIGLHFMNPVPLMKLVEIIRGHNTSDSTFQKAKELVGHLGKESCVSEDYPAFIVNRVLIPMINEAIFAVYEGVGKPEEIDKGMKLGTNQPMGPITLADFIGLDTCLAVMNVLFSGFKEPKYRPCPLLVKMVEAGHLGRKTGRGFYRYEI
- a CDS encoding trypsin-like peptidase domain-containing protein; the protein is MGDAEKLRPFLKEARRLLEEKRDEIISVGFGIGTVSNEKNGGYDGTGLGILLIVPDFAEIDDFPEKISVQIKGELKSAPTILWQMAPPGTMIPNNKPPDPVRKQKQDPLVGGISISGGTGPWYNRQNPSAGTLGMVVKQGAKKVLLTNAHVVRKWDRSETLNNRVFQPGLGDGLGHKESLWIGRQTKKYQNIYKEKTYIDAAIVSLREGDDKARRADLKTLVHNEPAVAAGTTKTKLFSPVQKSGRTTNVTNGIVRCIGLEWISNFRDDHTKSGIVITPKKSNQLFAEHGDSGSVVLSKNGTPVGLLWRGEYFKQPRSKKPDDLWQMVFASPIGLVCEALNIQFPMSEGLEDEDAKYVRIVRHQEKSRPF
- a CDS encoding AraC family transcriptional regulator — its product is MKNSLYIWDSHVLYAAWEETTALHSLYAASILISVEKPAFLYLSDGTSIEFTGAFLPPNRIYREMAKQTHVMNLYIDPDSELFGRIEGLMKGGVQTFDSGKIPNLSELVKKAMLEETTDEEVYEILKYIVETVFGSIFPYKEGRSLDPRVMTVVNHLHSLALIPHPQEIKLEKLAKLVNLSEDRFRHLFKETLFISVRKYILNLRLKVAARNMPKSVNLTEAAHIAGFSDSAHFSRTFRATYGHRPSIVFRSSKRTRIRSIK